The sequence TCGTGCCGTCCAACTACGCGACATCGACGAACGTCAAATACACGATCACCTACAACGGCGGCTCGATCGTGAAAACGGTCAATCAAGCCAACTACGCCGACCAATGGGTCTCCCTCGGCACTTACAGCTTCGCCGCCGGCACCACAGGCACCGTCAAATTCGGCGATGCCACCGGCGACAACCTCTACATCGCCGCCGATGCGGTCAAGTTCATGGCCCGCTAAACGGCAGGCAGCAAAAAGCCGCTTCCGATTGGAAGCGGCTTTTTTATTCATGCACGCGGATCACGTGCTCTGTCCTTAGACGTACTACTCCACGATTGCCTTGATGTTCATGCGGACTACCCTTGGTTCACCTCAAACAATTCCAGCCACTCACCATCCGGACCCTCGAAGAACTTATACCGCGTGCCGTTGGGCAGGGTGGTGATCTCTTCGTCGATCCACTTGACGCCGTGCTTCTCAAGGCGCTCGATCTCCGCTTCGAGGTTGTCCACATTCAAGGCGAGATGATGGACTTTGCCTTCGCGCGGCAGGTCGGAGTTGTAGCCTTGGATCAGTTCCAGTTCCGTCTGCTCCGCCCCTTCGAAACCGAGGAACGCCAGCTCAATCACCCCGTTGGTATGCGTCAGCCGCCCGTTCAGCTCCATGCCGATCACTTCGGTGTAAAACTTGATCGATGCTTCAAGATCACGCACCATGATGCCCACGTGTTCAATTTTGCGAATTGCCATGTTAACGCCTCCTGCATTCGTTTAGCGATAAACTTCATTATAAGCCAAACCCTTCCTCCGTTGCCAGCCATTCCAGCCTCTCTCCTTCCCAAACCTGCCAATTCTCGTTAAAATGAAAAAAATCAGAAAAGCAAGGAGCGATCCCCTATGCAACCGATGAAACAGCTGATCGCCATGGGCGGCGGCGGGTTCTCGATGGAACCGGACAACCTGCTGCTCGACCGCTATGTGCTCCAGCAAGCGGGGAAAGACAAGCCGAAAGTCTGCTTCGTCCCGACCGCCAGCGGCGACTCTCCCGACTACACGGCGCGCTTCTACAAGTCGATGGGCGAACTGAACTGCGAGCCGTCACACCTGCATGTCTACAGACCGCCGTCCGCCGACCTCGAAGCGTATGTGCTGGACAAAGACATCATTTATGTTGGCGGCGGCAGCACCCGCAACCTGATCGTGCTGTGGCGCGAATGGGGCCTCGACCGCATCTTCAAGAAAGCGTGGGAAGAAGGCAAGATCCTGACCGGCCTCAGCGCCGGGATGATCTGCTGGTTTGAGCATGGAATCACCGACTCCAACTACGGCAAGCTAAGCCCCCTCCCCTGCCTCGGCTTCCTGCCCGGCAGCGCCTCGCCGCACTATGACGGCGAAGCGGAGCGCCGCCCGTCCTACCAGCGCATGATCCTCACAGGTGAACTGCAGGACGGCCTCGCTGCCGATGACGGCGCCGCGTTTCATTTTATCGGCACGAAGCTGCACCGCGTCGTCTCCTCGCGCCCGAAAGCAAAAGGCTACCGCGTCCAGAAAATCGGCGGCGCGATTCAGGAAACGATGCTCGACACCCAATACCTCGGCCACGGCTTCTAATGGTAACAAAACAACCCCGACTCCCTTGTTGCGGAGCGGGGTTGTTGCTGTTTACGCCTGATACTCACGCTTGAGCAGCGCGAGCATCACCGCATCATGAAAGCGATCATGAAAATACATATACTCTTTCAGCACGCCTTCCTTCTGAAAGCCTGCCTTCTCCAACACGCGAATCGAAGCGGGATTCTCCGGCGAAGCGAGCGCTTCGATGCGGTTGAGACCCATCTCGCCAAATCCGCAGTGCAGCGCCGCCCGCACCGCTTCCGTCGCCACGCCCGTTCCCCAATACTCTCGGTTGATCTCGTAGCCGATCTCGGCGCGAAACGTCTGCGGTTCCCAGTGGTGGAACCCGATCGAGCCGATCAGCCGGTCATCCTCTTTGCGGGCGATCGCCCAGCGCAGCGAGCGATTCTCCTGACGAGCCAGCTCCCGGCTCTTGATCATCTCTACCGCTGTCTCCAGCTCCGTCAGCGGCGTCATCCCGTAATAGCGCATCGTCTCTTCATCAGACAGATTGGCGAAAAAATCTTCTGCGTCGCTAAGACGCAGTTCCCGCAGCCAAAAGCGCTCCGTCTCGATCAATGGCATGGCTTTTAATATCGTCTCTGTGCTCATTCTACTTCCCTCGTTTTCGTTGTAACATCCAGAAAGCGGCTCCGGCCGCCAACAATACGGCAAGCGCAGCCCAGACGCCTGTTGCCCCGAAGTCGATGACCGCATTTTGCTTCTCAGGTTCGAACGGCATCGCCTGCTGCTTGGCCGGCTCGGAGCGCTCGACGCGCTGCTCCACAAAAGACGTCGCCAGGAAATGGGTTCCGGTGCCCAGCGCTTTCAAATCTTCGTCCGCCTGCTGCAGCTCCTTCGTCCGGCTGCACAGAGAGGCATGCAGCCGTCCGTCCTCGGTGGTGTTCGAATAGATCAGGTATTCCTGTCCCGGCTGAAACTTAATCCCGCAGCTCGCTTCCCCGCCGATCGCCGTCAACACCGCGCTCTCGGCGTTGTCGATTCCTTTCCAGGCGGTGTTTACAGCGAATGTCACTTTATAATACGGCGATTGCGCCTCGACTTGCTGCACCTTGCCCGCAAAGACGGCCTTGGCCTCGGCGAGGGCTGCTTGCGGAGACGTCGGCGCCACACAGGAACAGGCATACCCGGGCGTCGGTGCGGCCAGAAACAGCACTTGCAGCATCAGCAAAAATGAAACGGACAACATCAGCGTTTTTTTCACGATTTCCCCTCCTTGTTGTACTGTCAGACGCAAACAAGGGCGGAAGGGTTTCATTTCGATTCGACAAGAATTCCCAACATTTCCTGCAACGGCTCGGACAGCCATTTTTTCTTGTGCCGGATCAACTGCACCAAAAAGTCAGGCT comes from Tumebacillus sp. BK434 and encodes:
- a CDS encoding VOC family protein; translated protein: MAIRKIEHVGIMVRDLEASIKFYTEVIGMELNGRLTHTNGVIELAFLGFEGAEQTELELIQGYNSDLPREGKVHHLALNVDNLEAEIERLEKHGVKWIDEEITTLPNGTRYKFFEGPDGEWLELFEVNQG
- a CDS encoding peptidase E; protein product: MKQLIAMGGGGFSMEPDNLLLDRYVLQQAGKDKPKVCFVPTASGDSPDYTARFYKSMGELNCEPSHLHVYRPPSADLEAYVLDKDIIYVGGGSTRNLIVLWREWGLDRIFKKAWEEGKILTGLSAGMICWFEHGITDSNYGKLSPLPCLGFLPGSASPHYDGEAERRPSYQRMILTGELQDGLAADDGAAFHFIGTKLHRVVSSRPKAKGYRVQKIGGAIQETMLDTQYLGHGF
- a CDS encoding GNAT family N-acetyltransferase, which encodes MSTETILKAMPLIETERFWLRELRLSDAEDFFANLSDEETMRYYGMTPLTELETAVEMIKSRELARQENRSLRWAIARKEDDRLIGSIGFHHWEPQTFRAEIGYEINREYWGTGVATEAVRAALHCGFGEMGLNRIEALASPENPASIRVLEKAGFQKEGVLKEYMYFHDRFHDAVMLALLKREYQA